From Hymenobacter sediminicola:
GAGGGCGCGATTCAACGCTGATTCAGCCCCCAAGTACGTAGATTCATAGGACTCCGCTGGCGCCTAAACCGGTGGCACTGTCCGTTTAGTCCAGAAACCTACGCTTCCAATCCAGCCACCAATACCGACAACAGCCAGCCTGGAGTAGGCTGGCTGTTGTCGGTATTCTCCTGAAATGCCTCGTTTATCTGTGATTGAGCTGAATAATCTGCTCGCTTGTGGCCTGCACTACCCGCAGGAAATAGAGGCCCCGCGGTAGGTCTGCTACTTCCGGCAGATTTATTTCCTGTGAGCCACTCCCGAGTTCAAGTTTCTTCCGGAATACCTGCCGGCCAGTGCCATCCAGCATTTCAATAGTTGCCGGTCCGGCCACACTAGTCGTTACTACTACGCGGACTGCCTGCTGAAACGGGTTAGGATAAGCTTCAACACTGAGGCCTTTGCCCGTGCCTTTCAACACCTTCACAGAAGAAGTGTAGACCTCACCGGAGGCATCGTGCTGTACTAACCGATAATATAGAACCCCAGTTTTGCTGCGGCTACGTTCGGTGTCCGTGAACGAGTAATTAGTGCGGGCTGTGGTATTGCCTTGGCCAAGCTGCTTATGGATGGCAGTGAAGTTCGTACCATTGAGACTAAGCTCTACCATAAAATGACTGTTATCATTTTCTGAAGCTGTGACCCAGGCTAGGTGCGGCTGCTCCCCCTGCCACACCGCCGTGAAGCTTACCAGCTCAACTGGCAATGGGTTCGGAGTACCGATGTACAGGGTAGTATTGGCAGAATTACAGGTCAGAGCGGAATTGACGGCAGCAGCAGTGTAGGTGGTTTCAGCCGTCGGATTCACGACAATCTGGTTGCCAGCAGCACCTAGCGTGGTTGTTACCCCATTGGATGTTTCTGTCCACACGTATTGCCCGCTGGT
This genomic window contains:
- a CDS encoding T9SS type A sorting domain-containing protein — translated: MSISSSDADNYIMPGQYVTLTAQGSTSGQYVWTETSNGVTTTLGAAGNQIVVNPTAETTYTAAAVNSALTCNSANTTLYIGTPNPLPVELVSFTAVWQGEQPHLAWVTASENDNSHFMVELSLNGTNFTAIHKQLGQGNTTARTNYSFTDTERSRSKTGVLYYRLVQHDASGEVYTSSVKVLKGTGKGLSVEAYPNPFQQAVRVVVTTSVAGPATIEMLDGTGRQVFRKKLELGSGSQEINLPEVADLPRGLYFLRVVQATSEQIIQLNHR